In Pectinophora gossypiella chromosome 8, ilPecGoss1.1, whole genome shotgun sequence, the DNA window agtgtctgcttacctcggtgagaaataggcgtatgtatgtactttatgtatgtatgaattataGTTCGGCATGTCCCAACAAAATCGACCTTAGGTAGGTACTGTTCTGTGATCCCAAAAATGGATACGTCTCACTAGTCTACTGGGAACATCCATgtcagctcaatagtaaccctgacaccaggtttaatGGTGTCAGTCATTGACTTCACAAGCCATACGAAAGAAGAAGACTGGGAACACCCAGTCTTCTTCTTCCCCATCACCCCGTATCCTGTCATATTTcaagaggggaggcctgttaaCATTACAAAACGCGCGTAAAACTGAATTTCCGCTAACTGTAATCGACAATAGGATATTTTAGCAGCCAAGGTAATTTTCGAGAAGGGTACAGATACAGCTTGTGTAGAAAGCAAGCGAAAAATAAGAAGGCCAATacgaagaataataattattatgacgtcATACAAGCACGTCAAAATAATTGCAAAGGATCGACAAATTTGGAGAGAGCTGCATAAGCAACAGTCTATCTATCTACACAGCCTGTGTTCACCcattgctgggtataggcctcctcatcactttcacgccatcctttccggccCTATTccagtctcatccattgctttttggcgtacctcacaatgtcaccCGACTACCGCGCAAGCAGGAGTCTAGCtcttaaattttgaatgaaTAAGGGAAAGATACACTTATACTtgtttcaaatgttttttttctctttctacTTGCAGAAATACACCGCAGTAACTCTCCTGACTACACTTACAATATTACAAGGCGTAAACTCCATGCAGAGGGTAGACGAAACGCAAACTGCAGCTCAAACAAAACAAGCTGTACCGAATACATTATCAAGCTTAATATTAAACGGGGGAGGAGATGAACAATATGCTAATACAGAATTAAAGCATAATGTGAGACAGAGAAGACAAATTTACGATAGAAGATGTAAGTAGTTATGTAGGCACTTTACTCATATTTACACTAAGCGGCCTAATTGAACCTTTCAGGGAAATTCTAAACATATTTCCAAAATTGACTCCTTTGAAAGATGGGCGGATAACCTGTCACCTTGCGGTTCACCATCATATCCACGCCCACACCGATTGCGATATGGTCGTGACTTCATGTGTGTAGAGATGTACCTACAGAGATGGTGTCCCcgttacttttttctttaatgaAGATCATCCATTAGGTACGCGGCCAGTCTTCATCTGCTtcttccttctatcgtgtgggttgtgatgtggatgaCCAACGTCAGCAACCCTGGTTTATGGGCTACTATTACTGAGCCAATCCAGCAAGTAGGCATAAGAGTATTATTACAGTTGATTGTGACAAAAGATATAATATCTACCACAAGCAATACGACGCTTCGCAATGAGTCCTCTCGAATTTGCAGGGCATGCAATTTGGAGATTTCGATAAATTGCTTTGAAATTTAATTACGTTTTCGTCATCAGCAATTAATGGGAAGAGATAATAATTCACATACCCACCTAGTTCAATTATCTTGAACGATATTGCTATTGAATTATGTAGGTTGCCTACTAAGATAGCTACTACATACAAAATGGTAGACCTAATATCGCCCCTACTTTTTGGGGTCATTTTTCAATTAGAATTAGCAACCAAATGGTGAATGATCCATTGATAAAAAGATAATATAcgcattttgtttgtttttcagATCCATATCCGGTACCTATACCAATAATTGTAGGCGGGTTTGGTATTGGTCCAGGCATTGGTTATGGTCGAGGATTCGGTGGTAGAGGTTACGGCGGAAGAGGTTTCGGTGGTCGAGGCTTTGGAGGAAGAGGCATTGGCGGTCTTGGAGGACGCGGTATCGGCGGCTTCGGTGGACGCGGCGGCAGAGGATAAAACTTTACTTGCTTActgattattaatttatctttattcttaattattaaatatttttttaatttaatagtttttatggtatatttctactaacattaaattaatattcctGTAAGTATATTGTACTAACCAttgaatatataatatttactgaGACTAactaaatgaaataaaagttttttcatAAATTCCATTAGATAAGGTCGCACAAGACGTAGTTCAATGCGTTCAATGTTCCAATGCATTTAAAAACGCAATCTGTCACTATCAAACAGACAGCTGTTTTCAAACGTCAATGTCAAAAGCAAAGTCAAACAAGTGTGCGTGCGTGCATTAGTTTGCGGTCAAGTGGTTTTAGTTTCTTCTACAAAGTTATGTTAATTTAATTGCAACATGTTTTAACCCACGACTAGTTTCACATAGTTCatcaagtaagtagtcgtaaataagtacttatcctATCCAAAAGAGTTTTGTAAACTCTCTTCTAATTCCAAACTTTTATGGCTGCGTTTTTTAGCCTCATTAAACACCTAGTTCGTTTCCTTTTTAGCAATGGACGGCGCTTACGACGAgattctttcggacaatccatTTTTCGTGGAACTCAAAAATGAATACACGAATTTATTTCAACACTGTATCACTCAGTCATGGATTATATGTGTGCCTCGCATCGGTAGTCTGAATACTCGCGTGTTCACCGTGGAAGACTTCTGCGCCCACGTCCTCGTGCCGAGCGACGAGCTACCGGAGACACACTACAGCACACTCACTGAGAAGCAAGTGACAATCGCCAATAAGGTAATAACTCTTGAAGTCACCAAAGGCCTGCCTCTTCAGAGCCACATTCTGTTCGAAGAAACATTCTACACTGAAGATTACATCAAGTACAAGGTATGGTGCATAGAAACACCCCTTGAACCAACCACCAACATTAGTGACAATGCTTTGACTAAAGAATACCTTTTAACTATTAATGACTGCATAGATTTGCTATGGACACAAGCCGCAGGTCGTCAGGTACTTGACCAAATAGAGCACTGTGTTCAGACATTCTTGAAGAAGAACCCTACAATGCCCATAGGCATAGGTCCGCTGAAGGATGCAGTTAGTGAGCTGTACACTCAATGTCTTCAAATAGCTTTCCAAAACCGCAGGCTCAGGGAGAAATCAAAGGCTTGTAAACAAATACTAGAGAATATAAAACTTGCTGTAGAGTCCTACATGCAACATCTATTGTTTGATTTTATATTCAAGCCTATATGCACCAGCTGTGCTTACGAAGATTCTCATCTGAACAAGAAGATTAGAAACATGTCTGACATTCAACTAAGAGATTTGGATATCAAGAAAGATTTATTCCATGCTGTGCCAAAAGCAAAACAAATTCTTTCTAAGATAGATTCTTATGACACTGTTTTAGAAAAGATCTTGTGTTTAAAGCAGGCCTTGAACGCAATCAATAAAAAAGACAACAGTAATAATGTAGTATTATTGACAGCCGATGACTTGCTGCCAGTATTTGTTTTCCTAGTCATCAAGTCTGGACTGCCAAACTGGTTTAGCCAGTTGACTTACTTGAAGGAATTCCGCTTCAGTGGAGTAGGTAAAGGCGATGCTGATGAAAGTTCTTTCCTGATAACTACATTAGAAGCAGTCATTGAACACATTCAATCAGGTGCTTTAGCCGGCCCTCCCAACCCTGAATCTTACTATTATGAAAGCAATCTTACTGAGGAAAATCTTCAGAATGGCAACCAAAGGAAAAGCAGCCTTACAGAATCAATTTCCACTTCAGACACAAACAGTAAAGAAGAAACCTTAGATTACATATTTGAATTGATCAAAGCAAACCAAAGTGAACAAGTGAGCTCCATATTTTTGAGAAATCAAAAGCACATTGAGAGCATTCAACAAAACGAAAATAATGTTCTtgccaatgatgatgattcatcagatgatgatgataacattgAAGCTGAGATTTACCATAAACTTTGTCATCCTTTGTGTAACTGTAAGAAGTGTTGTTCTAAAATATCAAGAAGTTTGCTGAGGAATTCTCCAACAGTAACTTCTAGGGACAGTCATGGTCTCACAGCTCTGCATGTTgcctgcatttatggcaaagcTACCATTGTCGAGTCACTTATTGAAATGGGTACTGACATCAATGCTACAGATCTCAATGAATACACTCCTCTACATTATGCTGCTTCTAGGGGCCACCAAAATGCACTCCTACTTCTCTTACATTCTGGGGCAAATGTCAATCAGGTCAATATAGATAAAAATACCCCCTTACATTTGTCTGTCAACAATGGTCATTTGAATTGCGTCAAAGCACTAGTTTACTATGCAGAGCACAGTAGAAAGCATATGAACATAAATTGTAAGAATCAGAGCGGAAACACGCCTCTGCATTTAGCTTCTAAGTGGGGATATGAAGGTATAGTACGCTTGTTAATAGAGAATGGCGCCGAACCATCTTTGCAGAATAGATCCAACAAAACTGCATTTGAGTATGCCCACAATTTAAGAATACTTCAAGTTTTAAAATCCTGCACTCCCAATTTATATGAATTCATACACATAACCACCTCAGATGTGAAAGTATTAAATTGCAAGCCTGAGAATTCTATAACAGCTAAGTTAAACAAGCT includes these proteins:
- the LOC126368999 gene encoding guanyl-specific ribonuclease pgl-1-like, which produces MELSKYTAVTLLTTLTILQGVNSMQRVDETQTAAQTKQAVPNTLSSLILNGGGDEQYANTELKHNVRQRRQIYDRRYPYPVPIPIIVGGFGIGPGIGYGRGFGGRGYGGRGFGGRGFGGRGIGGLGGRGIGGFGGRGGRG
- the LOC126368861 gene encoding ankyrin repeat domain-containing protein 27-like, producing the protein MDGAYDEILSDNPFFVELKNEYTNLFQHCITQSWIICVPRIGSLNTRVFTVEDFCAHVLVPSDELPETHYSTLTEKQVTIANKVITLEVTKGLPLQSHILFEETFYTEDYIKYKVWCIETPLEPTTNISDNALTKEYLLTINDCIDLLWTQAAGRQVLDQIEHCVQTFLKKNPTMPIGIGPLKDAVSELYTQCLQIAFQNRRLREKSKACKQILENIKLAVESYMQHLLFDFIFKPICTSCAYEDSHLNKKIRNMSDIQLRDLDIKKDLFHAVPKAKQILSKIDSYDTVLEKILCLKQALNAINKKDNSNNVVLLTADDLLPVFVFLVIKSGLPNWFSQLTYLKEFRFSGVGKGDADESSFLITTLEAVIEHIQSGALAGPPNPESYYYESNLTEENLQNGNQRKSSLTESISTSDTNSKEETLDYIFELIKANQSEQVSSIFLRNQKHIESIQQNENNVLANDDDSSDDDDNIEAEIYHKLCHPLCNCKKCCSKISRSLLRNSPTVTSRDSHGLTALHVACIYGKATIVESLIEMGTDINATDLNEYTPLHYAASRGHQNALLLLLHSGANVNQVNIDKNTPLHLSVNNGHLNCVKALVYYAEHSRKHMNINCKNQSGNTPLHLASKWGYEGIVRLLIENGAEPSLQNRSNKTAFEYAHNLRILQVLKSCTPNLYEFIHITTSDVKVLNCKPENSITAKLNKLHIKNNDPNNASKTVENLKTIDRILKAISYGDIKLACFYMNIDYSAYVDINDQQNGAACHPLCECQSCTKKTEKHSSDYDVNFADSNGFTALHYASHYGLDVLCNILILNKANVNYSNKKGQTALHLAALNNKINVIRLLLDNGANVNAIDSTGNTPLHNASDVGNIGAAKVLINYNPDITMVNGSEKSALDIAKDKVHLTIIDLIEKYASRM